A window of Bombina bombina isolate aBomBom1 chromosome 5, aBomBom1.pri, whole genome shotgun sequence genomic DNA:
gactggttaggtttccagccttgtctgtaacgagcaacagctccttcctgttttggtgcagtggaagttggtgctgctcctgctttgaaattccgaaagggacgaaaattagactgtctagccttagccttggctttgtcttgaggcagggcgtggcccttacctcctgtaatgtcagcgataatttctttcaaaccgggcccaaataaagtttgccccttgaaaggtatattaagtaatttggacttagaagttacatcagctgaccaggattttagccacagcgccctacgtgcctgaatggcgaatcctgagttcttagccgtaagtttggttaaatgtactacggcctccgaaatgaatgaattagctagtttaaggactctaagcctgtccgtaatgtcgtccagcgtagctgaactaaggttctcttccagagactcaatccaaaatgctgccgcagccgtaatcggcgcgatgcatgcaaggggttgcaatataaaaccttgttgaacaaacattttcttaaggtaaccctctaattttttatccattggatctgaaaaagcacagctatcctccaccgggatagtggtacgcttagctaaagtagaaactgctccctccaccttagggaccgtttgccataagtcccgtgtggtggcgtctattggaaacatctttctaaatattggagggggtgagaacggcacaccgggtctatcccactccttagtaacaatttcagttagtctcttaggtataggaaaaacgtcagtactcgccggtaccgcaaagtatttatccaacctacacaatttctctggtattgcaacagtgttacaatcattaagagccgctaaaacctcccctagtaatacacggaggttctccaatttaaatttaaaatttgaaatatctgaatccaatctatttggatcagaaccgtcacccacagaatgaagctctccgtcctcatgctctgcaagctgtgacgcagtatcagacatggccctagtattatcagcgcactctgttctcaccccagagtgatcacgcttgcctcttagttctggtaatttagccaaaacttcagtcataacagtagccatatcttgtaatgttatctgtaatggccgcccagatgtactaggcgccacaatatcacgcacctcccgggcgggagatgcaggtactgacacgtgaggcgagttagtcggcataactctcccctcgctgtttggtgaaatttgttcaatttgtacagattggcttttatttaaagtagcatcaatacagttagtacataaatttctattgggctccaccttggcattggaacaaatgacacaggtatcttcctctgaatcagacatgtttaacacactagcaataaacttgcaacttggttacaatcttattcaacaaaaacgtactgtgcctcaaagaagcactaaacgattaaatgacagttgaaataatgaactgaaaaacagttatagcatcaatccttaaaaacaacacaacttttagcaaaggtttgttccccttagtaaagtaacaataattaaatttgaaacataaaaattacagagcaacgttttttaatcacagtcaatatataagtctcacagctctgctgagagaatctacctccctccaaagaagtttgaagacccctgagttctgttagagatgaaccggatcatgcaggaaatacaagagtaactgactggaaatttttgatgcgtagcaaagagcgccaaaaaacggcccctccccctcacacacagcagtgagagagaaacgaaactgtcacaatttaaaacaagcaactgccaagtggaaaaataatgcccaaacatttattcactcagtacctcagaaaatgcaaacgattctacattccagcaaaaacgtttaacataataaatacctattcaaaggtttaatgtacttttaacagagtaattccagtgaaataccatccccagaatactgaagtgtagagtatacatacatgtcattataacggtatggcaggattttctcatcaattccattcagaaaataaaaactgctacatacctcaatgcagattcatctgcccgctgtcccctgatctgaagcttttacctccctcagatggccgagaaacagcaatatgatcttaactactccggttaaaatcatagtaaaaactctggtagattcttcttcaaactctgccagagaggcaataacacgctccggtgctattgtaaaataacaaacttttgattgaagttataaaaactaagtataatcaccatagtcctctcacacatcctatctagtcgttgggtgcaagagaatgactgggagtgacgtagaggggaggagctatatgcagctctgctgggtgaatcctcttgcatttcctgttggggaggagttatatcccagaagtaatgatgacccgtggactgatcacacataacagaagaaataaaaaatttgttcaaaaaatacaaaaataaaaaaaaatattaaaaaatcttagcacccaggtgggaaagtgcttagagtGGGAAATTAGTCCACTATGAGAGGTCAAGTGAATAAGTTTAATCtttaacatctttccagtttacttctattacctaatttgttttgttctcttggtatcctttgttaaaaaaatgatacctaggaaggcttaggagctgctgattggtggctgcacatatatgcctcatttttggggttaatatccctttaagcaatcttgCAGCTGTCAGATTCGCTGCATGGAAAATCCAGCTAAATGTAGTACAGTCTTACCTTTAATAAGCAACTTTAGAtttataaaagcaaataaaaaaaaaacacatttatgtacaaagtattttttattgatgtaagaattttttttgtctttctttttttgttacaaaaAAGCTAAGTGGTTCTGAGAGCAAAAAGTACAGTTACTGTGTACATAGTGCTACAGATCCTTCAGGCAGGCCCAAGGTTTAAGACTATTAGACTGCTGCGTGTGTATATTGAACCATGGCTAACAGGGCTTTCACTGTCATAAGTTCTACCCCTACTGCACGTGAAGGTATTTATTTACATGATAAAAAAAGGAGTACACACTTCAATATAAAAAATTAAGTGTCAAATAAAAATTTTCATCATGTTTGCAGTATGAGCCATAATAGGCTTTTCTCTCTGTTGAAAAATGTGCAAACACAGATGTGAAATGCGTATGAGTTCATATGCTTGTAACAGTGGTGTGCTATCTGCTGAACTAAAGCACTGGAAAAGTAGCAAAACTACAATTTGGCAATATTCTTGGTCCCCATTAAACGATTCAACACAAAATAAGGCACATTTCAAGAATGTCCTACAACACTGCTGTGTAATGAAcaataaaatgatacaatatgaacataaaaaacaaacatcaTTTAACAACAATGGGTACAAAAACATAAAACGAGTACCTTTTTTTTTCCACAACATAATTACTGAAGTTGTGTTTGGGTTACGCAGACCAAAGTGATTCTTGAAATCAAGTACTGTACCTGTTTTCCCTATACAAGTGTAGCAAACACtctgtgtttttttaataaaaaaatattaataataatacaaaaaaaaacataggcAAGTGGATCATTCCCTTTCTACaagaaaaatatttcaattttcaggGCAACAATATAATCTAGTATATGTCTTGGCTCTACAAAGACTATTTTTCCACTGGGTAGAAGAATCAATGTTTGACATTTTAATGCCATACAATTTCAAATGATTGCCTCTGCTATAAAGAGTCCCATTGCTAATGAATAACCATCCTAACTGATTGCCTGTTTGCAATACAAGCTCAATTATATATTTAGgtgaagaagaaaaaagaatataaaacCAAAATCTTAAACATTTTGTACATTAATAATAACCTTTCGTACCATTCATAATGCATGCTGTTCTTGACAATATTAACGTGACAGAAATACATTTACAATGAAACAAAAATGCTGTTGTTTGCATTGAATAAAAAAATACATGTGAACTGATGTGGTTCCAATGCGTAACTTCATTTTACAGTAACTTTCCAACAATCTGTGTAATTAAGAGCTAGTTGGGTCAAGTTGATATGGTGAATTACAAAAATGTCTCTGCTCCCATTACAATATACATAAGCAATATCAATCATCTAAAAAGACAAATAAACATAACTCAACTttgccttttttttaacatttcaaacATGCAATGATATCACACATTTACACTAAAGAGACTTGGTTTTGGGCTAACAATACTGATCCAGAGTTGAAATGGAAGACTATTTCTCCCTACAACACTTTAGGGTTTGCGTCCGTATTCCATAAAAGGAATGTACTTGGAATTCATCCTATTTAGTTTGGATGAGATTATTAAAATACGCACAtgcgtagtttaaaaaaaaataaaaaattgcttccTTGTTCATTTACACATTTTTCCTCTTCCACTCTATTGCATAACAGCAAGGAACTTGCTTTCTTCAGCAAGGGAAGTCAGCAAAGAACTCATGTCCCCAATCGCCATGTTATTTGTGCTGACTGGCATAGCTGGGAATGTAAGAGACGCTCGTGGAGTGGTAAGACGCGAAGAATTACGTGAGAGATTCTGGATGATGCTTGGACTCAGAACTCCAGAAATTAAGCTAGCATGGTCACCATCATCTATAATTGCATCAAAATCAATCTGTACGCCATCTAAACTGCTGCTGTCAATGCTATCAACTGTGCTTGTTACCTGGTTAGCTCCAGGTGACAGAAGCTCTGAGGAATCAGTTTTATTAGTTTCCTGTAGAAGACAGTTGGCTTCTGtagcagagagagaaacagattTTCCGTTTTGTTGTATATATCCCATTGTATGGTCATAGAACTGACCAGAAAAGTTTTGGGTGCCTGCACAGTTATGTTGTGGTTGACTTTCTACCTTAATACCATTCACTCTGTAAATTTGCTGGCTTGTATCATTTATTTGTTGCTGAGGATATGACACGTTGTTCCTTTGCACATCTGACCTATTATTTCCACCAATGTTGGCACATGACTGATAATTCCGTGTGGCAGTTGACTGAGGATTCCCAATGTGTTGAGGCACTGATGGGAAACTCTGTGAAGTTTCGGAGGTGGAGCCACTTTGTCCCAAGACTGCCTGGTTAGATCTATTTACTCCTAACAAATGCATGCCATTGATCATGTGCTCAGTTGCCATCTGTTGCATATATTCCTGGTTAATAAGGTATTGATTCTGAATTGCTTCAACTATATCTGACAACTGCTCACTATAATGCATGGACGGTATAAAATTCTGTTGACTGGTATTAATTTGCAAGTTGCTGTTTGTTAACTTTTGCCCTCGGGATGCTGGATTGCAGGAATTTCCTATGACAGAAGAACCCAAAGGTTTGATTGAGTTGTTAATATATTGCTGTCCTTTGCTTGGATGACTGttcactgtattattattattataaaggttAAGGTTGTGTTGTAGGACTTGAGGGTTGTATTGCACATGATGGTGTTTTTGTTGTGGAAGCACAGTTTTCTGTGGATGAACCATCATGTTATTGTACAATCCAAAAGGTCGATTTGGCTGCATGGCAAAACGCTGTCCATACCTGGATCGAGAAGGGGAATGGTCTGCACTGCCAGAACTAACTTCATTCCATTGAATTGGTAGGTCATTTTTATTTTCTGCTTGATCTACTTGCTCCAAATTGTGGAATGACTGATTTATTGAGTTATTAATTAAATTAGGCTGTTCAAAGTTATTACCATTACTTACTGCTGCACTGTGCTGCAGCTTATCTGCGTCACTGTTCTGTGAGTTGTCATAAACATTTTGGTTCTGAGCATTAAGATATTGAACCATGTCATCTGGCAGAAGATCCACGTCATCTAGATTGCCTTCAGCTTCCATAATAAGAGCCTCCAGGGCTACGTTTTCACTTATACTTGGAGGACATGGGGAAAACCCATTTCTGGTATAATTTTGGAGACTTAAGTTTCGCCTTTCCATAGGTACCACATCAGCAGGGAAGATGCTGTTAAGACTGTTGAAACGCTGGACTCTAGCATTAGAAAAGTTTTCTGAAACCATTTTTACAGGGTCGCTAGCTCTTCGCATCCCATTTCCTTGCAACTCATTTGGCAATAAATGTCTTCTTCCATAAGTTCCTACTCCACCATCACTACATCTTCTAGGAACATTAACTGAAGGGAGTGGAGATAACCGACTATCTCTTGAATCACCCATCAGTGCCATTCTTGTTTTCAGGCTCATTCTTTCCATATTTGGAAGTGGAGTTGGTGGGGGCCCACCTGTAGCAGCAGCATATTTAGCTTTCAACCTGTACTGCTGAGCTGGAGTAAGACTCAAGAGACTTGGTAACCCATCACACTGACTTGCTTCACTTGACCGTCTTGACGCATCAGTAGAGATAGGATCGTACGAGTCTGCAACACTTATGTTCTGAACTCTTGTCTCAGGTTGGGAAGCTTCACTTGATCTTCTACTGGAAAAACAAGGTGAAATTCCAGAAGACCTACGGCTGCTTAAATACGCTGAACTTATTGTGCTAGTATTGCTGTCCCTTCTGTTGTTTAACATGTTTAGCACTGTGATGTCCATGCTAGAAAGCTCATTTCGGTTCGGAAGAATAGTCATTGATCCTCCCAAATTGTTGTTGCTGCTCATTTGCAAACCTACAAAaaccaaaacaaataaaaaatacataaacatatttatataaatatagctattaaatgtttgtttttgtttacaaaATTAATCAGATCAAAGGATAACATTAATTGTTATTTATAGCTTTCAATTTTGTCTTTTGTTTACAGTATATTTGTGTCACGTTTATTTTACTCTAATGTTGCATTGCATAATTTAGAGCAGAATTAAGATGTTAAAAGCTTCATGATCAATGCAcaagtgtatttattattatcaacatgtatatttaaaaaaataataatatggcaaTCAATGTAttcctattgtaatttttttaagctgatttttttaatttaaatctttttttttttttttaacaaaatgcttTTTGagtaaaattctatctaaaaatagtttatatttaagatacattataatctaaaagttattaatcctgaaatatagattagtttttaattatatggcAAGATGCTGTCTGTATATTCATGGttgtaatgtttacattttttggtaaattaattccattaatccgttCACGTCATGTTCTCCCAGAGGATTCTGTCAGaatattttgggcaatttttctatcTAGAAGAAATTATCACATATTGTAGTTCTCAGAACTGTGaaattgtgtctgcagaaataagatTCCCCTTAACATAAAGggatagatttatcatatgtcgggcgaacatgattcgctgtagtccAGGCTTATGGCGACAGCTGGGTAAGATTTGCTTGTGATGATAATAATAGCTGTTCCTTACAATAACAGCAAATACGGCTGTATCAATCAATAcattactaaaattacaaaaataaattaacaaataaaagACTTTATTTTCAGTAGCaaactcctggtatcctttgttgaagaagcagtaatgcgctactgggagctagctgaaagcaaacgagaagaggcatatatgtgcaaccagcaatcagcagctacctaggtatacttttcaacaaaggatacaaagggaacaaaacaaattagataatagaaataaataggaaagttgtataaaatctaaatcataaaaagaaaacatttgggttttatgtcattttaatatatctgtaaataaaataTTGTGGAAACATAAAATGgaaagaaacccaacatttttatttcatggttcaggtaAAGCAAATAaatttaaaccactttcaaatttacttctattataaaaaatggTTACATTCTATTAGTGCCCTctcttgaagtagcagcaatgcagtacttggagctaggtgaacacattgggAGAGCCAATGATAGGaaagatatatgtgcagccaccatgtgcattgctgcgacttatcctacctaggtatgctttccaacaaaggatacaaagagagcacaacaaattagataactgaagtaaagtggaaagtggttaaaaattctaaaaatgtcACGTAAACTCATGACAAAAAAAATTgggggtttatgtccttttaaggcacgctcataaaatatttttgtttgtattttaccaTTCTTACCATTTCCAGTGATTGGTGGGAGAGTTGGTGCTTTTGAAGGGGGAACTGGGTTCAGTCTTGGAAGCATTCCATTAACCTGTTTAATCCTCTCTACTTTGACTTGCTCCATCCATTTGGTTCCTGTCATGATTCTCCTGCCGTGTAAACCAAGTCCTGTGGTTGCTGTCGAGATGGTAGAGTCCATGATAGGGGTTTCATCCAGGGCACTGAGGTCTCCTACACTGCCTCCGCTGTTTAGAGTAAGCTCGATGCCACTGTTGGTATAGTTGCTGATGGGGGACTGCTCGCTGCTGCATGAAGACTTACCACCAGGGCTTGGCTGAGATGTCTAGACAGAAACAAATAGTCATTAGATCTGAGCAATACGAGTAGGGCAAACATGTAAATGAAACACAGGACTACATATCAAGCCatgatattacaacaatttttagatGAAAACATAACTGATTTTTTTCAATGACTGATGAATTTCCATTTAAAAACAATGTTGTTCTAATTATTCTGGTAAGTAGCAATTATTATTCATCATGATGTCACCTTAACATTCCTAGATATCTAACTTACAACATATTATGGCAATGGTTATTGAATGGCATGCTAATGTAAATGAATTGGTATGAATGCATTACTGTCTATTACGTGCAAAGTGACACATAATGCATGAAAGAATAATATGCAAGTTGAGTAACTCTACAGGACACGTAATATATTGATGTAATAGATAATCCCCTCACCTTATTACCCACTGTCCTTAGGAAGGGTGAGCAAAAAAAATTAAGAATATCAGACAGAAGACACATAAAATATAGTTATTGTTCTAAATGAAGATAGAAATGCAAATATCTAATATCTAAAGATATATAGAATGTTATAGGAGATAAAATGTGCATCTCAAAATGAACACAAAATGGTCGAACTTTACAGAATGTGATAAACTTTAAAAGtccaattttattgaaaaaatatttaaaaaacccaCAAACATGCAAAGCACTAGGGGGTCTATTGCAATCCTTTTAGGAAAATTATggtttttcaacagaaaatcagTTTATggatatttttctaaaggattgtgatttacCCCTAGGTTAGGGATAACCTGACGCATTTCGTGTCCACTAATGACGCTTAATCATAGACTTGATAAAATGTACATGTCAGGGTTTATTCACTGCTTTATTTCCTACCAACTCTGCTGGAAGTTTATTGTATTCAGAAGACAATTGCAAGAGCATGAGAATGAATGCATTAGTTACACTTTTACATGATAATAAtgccagacatttatatacacctgATAAACAAGTTACTCGCGTTTTTTTGTCTAGTAAAATTGTTTGGTGAAAATATTTTAGATATCTAGTAAGTTGACACTAAATTTCAATTGTTACGCCCCCATAAATGtgtttaatttagaaaaaaaatcctTGCACTgtgaattcattatttattttctgcttttgctgtaaaatacctctgaaaatgGTGCTTGCTCCACAACCCTTGTGCTTTTTATAAAATCAGATGTAGCTGTATGGAGAAAAAGAAAACTTTTGTATTTATGCTTGTGCGGCATGTCACTGGGTCACACTAAGGGTTAACTGCAGGATGAGATCAACTCATTGccaaagataattcctttattatcaaCCACATTGTGTTTTGACTGCCTACAAGCTGTTGCATGACACAACATCTTTCAAGTGTTGCTACAAAAAAAGAGTATTCAGCTGCACCGCAACATATTGCACATATTAGTGATAGACATAAAACGATGTTACTTTGTTATAGCGGCTCCCTTAGAAAATAATAGTTGCCGCTATTACTTTAGTCCCACTAATGTTGTGCTGCAGCTCTCAAGTTTGATACCTGACCCTTTGCTACTAACAATGTAGAATTTTTACATTGCAATTCAGGGACATATCCCTTGAAAAGCATCTTGATATGTTGATCTTATTTCCTTTGCTGTTGCTAACTAGGGgtatatataaatgagctcctgcaccgatTAAGCAGCCACTCTGTAGCATGGGCAAGATCATAGTTCTAAAGATGGTGGTATTCACTTCACTCTCCTTTCTGAGAGAAATGGGGGAAAAATaaagaggtaaattacaggaaaagcagacaaaatgaataatgaaagtattgcATTTTTTATATGCAATATTAAACACTTTATGAGGAAAAAAACCACACATTTTATATAATAGTTAATGTCACTTTCTGCCATAATGCTTTTACTAGATATAATCAGCTACATACCATTGGTTTTTCAGTCTTAACAGATTTTACTTGTAGGCATTCTTCATGCTTTGAGGTAGTGTTACTGAGGTCCCTGTGGTCTCCGTGTGATCCCTGAATTTGATGGCCTGGCGACCGCGACTGTGAATGGCTCCCTGGTTCCCTTGGAGGTGGAGGTCTTGGGTGAATGTCTCCTCGCTGCTTCTTGGTGACGTGGGCCTCTGGACCATGAACTGTCTTTACGTGTTTTCGCAGTGAGCTAGGATCTGTGTAGCGTTTTGTACAGCCAGGGATCTTGCACACATATGGTTTCTGCAAGACACATAAAAGACAAAATGGAGAAAGGAacattttgtatattttctgaAAGTGTTTCTCTACCAGGGCTTCTATACAAACAAATGCGTCAAAAACTCTAACTGAAGACAAAGGGGAAAAagtgtatttaaacattttatcatTGTGTTGAACTCTAGCAACATGTTTAAGCCCTttgaagggtttaaacacataattaaagggaaCCAAAAGCATAATATTAAAATCCTCTAATGAATTTGAATTCTTATTGTCTTTTcgttttattacattttatgttcctttaatagaaataaaaataaatattttgaataaataattttatagtaGGGCtccaactaacgattattttcataatcgattaatcagccgattattttttcgattaatcgaataatcggataaaaaaagaatcaataattgtttcctatattaaaaaaaaaaatacccattctgagtgttacaaatataaacttcagactaaaactttacattaacacaactattTGTCCAATTTTTTAGCAGCAGAGCAcaattttataattaagcaaaacaaaaccgttTGAAAGGAGGTAGAACTAGAAAcaagtagactatcactgtttttaacattgttattcactctttcagaaattttgcattgaaatgcaaaaatctcaacatgtccacatgctcctggctaaggTTGGTTCTCTATTTgctgctatatttcctgcagcagagaagaggcactcagatggtgttgatgtgcttgagatgcataagtagggttttgccaatttcgccaaagtgggatatttatctttgttagctcttcaccaatgcaaagaggccaatttaacaaatgtctgtcggacctgatccgacagtgcggaaatCCCAAATTTTAAGTTTAGAATTACAGGAAAGAGgagcaaagtaaataatgaaagcatattgcaatttatttttgatatagatacttaaacattttatagtacaatctcAATGTCATTAATTTGCCTTTAACCAACACTAttaatgcaaaaaaagaaaaaactaaccgtttttatattattaataatatcttAGTGTTGAATATGTTTTTGTAGATTACCTCATTTGAATGAGTTCGATTTTGGTGCTTGGCTCTGTCGGAGGCATTAGAAAAAGCCTTGTTGCAGCCTTCGTGCTCACAGACATATGGTTTTTCTCCAGTGTGGGATCTCAAGTGGGTCTTCAAGTTTTCAAGTCTGGAGTAGGCCTTCGCGCAACCTTCAAACTGTAGGTGAGATGGTAAGAAATATTAGTTATTTGTCAAGTGTTAGCATAGTGCTCTTCTTTACATTTCTCAGTTATCGGTGGGTACATCAAATCATTAGGAAGCACTGCTTAGGGCAGATGAAGCACTGAACAGAAAACAGTCAAGAATCTAAAAGTCTCCACTCTATgggcaaatttgtccctttaccAGCGAAtgttaaatagccagccattacaagtggctactgTGAGCTCACTTTTACACTGCGCTATAAACCATTAACCAGAGataagacctctggttaatgaaaacaaGTTGCCCCaatttccccaaaataaaaaggacAGTACAGTAACATCAAATTAatatctgactttttttttttttttttttttaaactgcatgaagcCGCTATAAGGGAttattaaagtgaggggatgtgggatgtAAGAAAAAAACGCCACTGAAAGTGCCTTCACATGGAGGTCAATgtgggactgtgttttctctataaatatatatgtactgtatatgcttatatacatatatatgcaggtgtttatatgtgtatatacatataaacata
This region includes:
- the GLI3 gene encoding transcriptional activator GLI3 isoform X1; translated protein: MEAQSHRTTASEKKKVENSIVKGHTRTDVSEKAVASSTTSNEDESPGPTYHRERRNAIAMQQQGGQNHGKISEEPSTSSEERASVKKEIHGSITHLHEPSVPYRGTVFAMDPRNGYIDPHYHPPHLFPAFHPPVPIDARHHEGRYHYEPSPIPPLHVPSALASSPTYPDLPFIRISPHRNHASASDSPFSPPHPYINPYMDYIRSLHSSPSLSMISAARGLSPTDVPHTGVSPAEYYHQMALLTGQRSPYADIIPSPATGAGALHMEYLHAMESSRFPSPRLAARPSRKRTLSISPLSDHSFDLQTMIRTSPNSLVTILNNSRSSSSASGSYGHLSASAISPALSFTYPPTPVSLQQMHQTILSRQHSIGSAFGHSPPLLHPAPTFPTQRTIPGIPTVLTPVQVSVGPSEVTQQNKPTSESAVSSTGDPMHNKRSKIKPEEELPSPGAGGMQESCTQCTPLPLQMSKWQDQPDGMTLVKEEGDKDESKQEPEVIYETNCHWEGCSREFDTQEQLVHHINNDHIHGEKKEFVCRWLDCSREQKPFKAQYMLVVHMRRHTGEKPHKCTFEGCAKAYSRLENLKTHLRSHTGEKPYVCEHEGCNKAFSNASDRAKHQNRTHSNEKPYVCKIPGCTKRYTDPSSLRKHVKTVHGPEAHVTKKQRGDIHPRPPPPREPGSHSQSRSPGHQIQGSHGDHRDLSNTTSKHEECLQVKSVKTEKPMTSQPSPGGKSSCSSEQSPISNYTNSGIELTLNSGGSVGDLSALDETPIMDSTISTATTGLGLHGRRIMTGTKWMEQVKVERIKQVNGMLPRLNPVPPSKAPTLPPITGNGLQMSSNNNLGGSMTILPNRNELSSMDITVLNMLNNRRDSNTSTISSAYLSSRRSSGISPCFSSRRSSEASQPETRVQNISVADSYDPISTDASRRSSEASQCDGLPSLLSLTPAQQYRLKAKYAAATGGPPPTPLPNMERMSLKTRMALMGDSRDSRLSPLPSVNVPRRCSDGGVGTYGRRHLLPNELQGNGMRRASDPVKMVSENFSNARVQRFNSLNSIFPADVVPMERRNLSLQNYTRNGFSPCPPSISENVALEALIMEAEGNLDDVDLLPDDMVQYLNAQNQNVYDNSQNSDADKLQHSAAVSNGNNFEQPNLINNSINQSFHNLEQVDQAENKNDLPIQWNEVSSGSADHSPSRSRYGQRFAMQPNRPFGLYNNMMVHPQKTVLPQQKHHHVQYNPQVLQHNLNLYNNNNTVNSHPSKGQQYINNSIKPLGSSVIGNSCNPASRGQKLTNSNLQINTSQQNFIPSMHYSEQLSDIVEAIQNQYLINQEYMQQMATEHMINGMHLLGVNRSNQAVLGQSGSTSETSQSFPSVPQHIGNPQSTATRNYQSCANIGGNNRSDVQRNNVSYPQQQINDTSQQIYRVNGIKVESQPQHNCAGTQNFSGQFYDHTMGYIQQNGKSVSLSATEANCLLQETNKTDSSELLSPGANQVTSTVDSIDSSSLDGVQIDFDAIIDDGDHASLISGVLSPSIIQNLSRNSSRLTTPRASLTFPAMPVSTNNMAIGDMSSLLTSLAEESKFLAVMQ
- the GLI3 gene encoding transcriptional activator GLI3 isoform X4, with translation MEAQSHRTTASEKKKVENSIVKGHTRTDVSEKAVASSTTSNEDESPGPTYHRERRNAIAMQQQGGQNHGKISEEPSTSSEERASVKKEIHGSITHLHEPSVPYRGTVFAMDPRNGYIDPHYHPPHLFPAFHPPVPIDARHHEGRYHYEPSPIPPLHVPSALASSPTYPDLPFIRISPHRNHASASDSPFSPPHPYINPYMDYIRSLHSSPSLSMISAARGLSPTDVPHTGVSPAEYYHQMALLTGQRSPYADIIPSPATGAGALHMEYLHAMESSRFPSPRLAARPSRKRTLSISPLSDHSFDLQTMIRTSPNSLVTILNNSRSSSSASGSYGHLSASAISPALSFTYPPTPVSLQQMHQTILSRQHSIGSAFGHSPPLLHPAPTFPTQRTIPGIPTVLTPVQVSVGPSEVTQNKPTSESAVSSTGDPMHNKRSKIKPEEELPSPGAGGMQDQPDGMTLVKEEGDKDESKQEPEVIYETNCHWEGCSREFDTQEQLVHHINNDHIHGEKKEFVCRWLDCSREQKPFKAQYMLVVHMRRHTGEKPHKCTFEGCAKAYSRLENLKTHLRSHTGEKPYVCEHEGCNKAFSNASDRAKHQNRTHSNEKPYVCKIPGCTKRYTDPSSLRKHVKTVHGPEAHVTKKQRGDIHPRPPPPREPGSHSQSRSPGHQIQGSHGDHRDLSNTTSKHEECLQVKSVKTEKPMTSQPSPGGKSSCSSEQSPISNYTNSGIELTLNSGGSVGDLSALDETPIMDSTISTATTGLGLHGRRIMTGTKWMEQVKVERIKQVNGMLPRLNPVPPSKAPTLPPITGNGLQMSSNNNLGGSMTILPNRNELSSMDITVLNMLNNRRDSNTSTISSAYLSSRRSSGISPCFSSRRSSEASQPETRVQNISVADSYDPISTDASRRSSEASQCDGLPSLLSLTPAQQYRLKAKYAAATGGPPPTPLPNMERMSLKTRMALMGDSRDSRLSPLPSVNVPRRCSDGGVGTYGRRHLLPNELQGNGMRRASDPVKMVSENFSNARVQRFNSLNSIFPADVVPMERRNLSLQNYTRNGFSPCPPSISENVALEALIMEAEGNLDDVDLLPDDMVQYLNAQNQNVYDNSQNSDADKLQHSAAVSNGNNFEQPNLINNSINQSFHNLEQVDQAENKNDLPIQWNEVSSGSADHSPSRSRYGQRFAMQPNRPFGLYNNMMVHPQKTVLPQQKHHHVQYNPQVLQHNLNLYNNNNTVNSHPSKGQQYINNSIKPLGSSVIGNSCNPASRGQKLTNSNLQINTSQQNFIPSMHYSEQLSDIVEAIQNQYLINQEYMQQMATEHMINGMHLLGVNRSNQAVLGQSGSTSETSQSFPSVPQHIGNPQSTATRNYQSCANIGGNNRSDVQRNNVSYPQQQINDTSQQIYRVNGIKVESQPQHNCAGTQNFSGQFYDHTMGYIQQNGKSVSLSATEANCLLQETNKTDSSELLSPGANQVTSTVDSIDSSSLDGVQIDFDAIIDDGDHASLISGVLSPSIIQNLSRNSSRLTTPRASLTFPAMPVSTNNMAIGDMSSLLTSLAEESKFLAVMQ